One Alkalinema sp. FACHB-956 DNA window includes the following coding sequences:
- a CDS encoding YajQ family cyclic di-GMP-binding protein gives MAGTYSFDIVSDFDRQELVNTVDQVTREVNSRYDLKDTNTTLELGEQAIVVNTASEMTLQAVTDILAQKASKRGLSLKIFDYGKIETASGNRIRQEITLKKGISQEIGKQITKLIRDEFKKVQGSIQGDAVRVSAKSKDELQAVIQRMKQEEFPVALQFNNFR, from the coding sequence ATGGCTGGAACCTATTCATTTGATATCGTGAGCGATTTCGATCGGCAGGAATTAGTCAATACCGTCGATCAAGTTACCCGAGAAGTCAACAGTCGCTACGACCTGAAGGATACCAACACCACGCTGGAACTGGGCGAACAAGCGATCGTGGTTAATACCGCCAGCGAAATGACTCTACAGGCGGTGACGGATATTCTGGCGCAAAAGGCATCGAAGCGGGGCCTCTCGCTGAAAATCTTCGACTACGGCAAAATCGAAACCGCCAGCGGCAACCGGATTCGCCAGGAAATCACCCTGAAAAAAGGCATCAGCCAAGAAATCGGCAAGCAGATTACTAAGCTGATCCGGGATGAGTTTAAAAAAGTCCAAGGCTCAATCCAAGGGGATGCGGTTCGTGTGTCGGCTAAATCCAAAGATGAACTACAAGCTGTCATCCAACGCATGAAGCAGGAAGAATTCCCCGTCGCCCTGCAATTCAACAACTTCCGTTAA
- a CDS encoding DUF561 domain-containing protein — MTILPTLQSAFEQKRALKVISGLQNFDRANVAAVVKAAELGGATFVDIAADADLIRMVKELTHLPVCVSAVEPEQFVMAVAAGADLIEIGNFDSFYAQGRVFGAAEVLALTQQTRALLPDVTLSVTVPHVLALDEQVALAEALVEAGADIIQTEGGTSAAPQSAGVLGLIEKAAPTLAAAYEISNAVNVPVLCASGISSVTAPMAVAAGAAGVGVGSAINQLNSEIAMVAAVRSLVEALDAAKVAV; from the coding sequence ATGACCATTCTTCCTACGCTCCAGAGTGCATTTGAACAAAAGCGTGCGCTGAAAGTAATCAGTGGCCTGCAAAACTTCGATCGGGCCAATGTGGCAGCGGTGGTGAAGGCGGCAGAACTGGGTGGCGCAACGTTTGTGGACATCGCAGCCGATGCTGACCTGATCCGCATGGTCAAAGAACTCACCCACCTGCCCGTGTGCGTCTCTGCGGTGGAACCGGAACAGTTCGTGATGGCGGTAGCAGCAGGGGCTGACCTGATCGAAATTGGCAACTTTGATAGCTTCTATGCCCAAGGTCGAGTGTTTGGTGCGGCGGAAGTGCTGGCCCTAACGCAACAAACCCGTGCCCTGCTGCCCGATGTGACCCTTTCCGTCACCGTGCCCCACGTCCTCGCTCTGGATGAGCAAGTGGCCCTGGCAGAAGCGCTGGTGGAAGCGGGTGCAGACATTATCCAAACCGAAGGCGGTACCAGTGCAGCGCCCCAAAGCGCTGGCGTGTTGGGCTTGATTGAAAAAGCGGCTCCCACCTTGGCAGCGGCCTACGAAATTTCCAATGCGGTGAATGTGCCTGTGCTTTGCGCGTCGGGGATTTCCAGCGTGACGGCTCCCATGGCTGTGGCAGCGGGTGCAGCGGGTGTGGGCGTTGGCTCAGCCATCAACCAACTCAACAGCGAAATCGCTATGGTTGCAGCAGTACGCAGCTTGGTGGAAGCGTTGGATGCGGCAAAGGTTGCGGTGTAA
- a CDS encoding class I SAM-dependent methyltransferase, with protein sequence MNLWDQASHALSYLERADTIPHRKDGETTLLEHLPPQIDRVLDLGTGNGRLLALVKATRSVSVATALDFSPTMLTAVRDRFADDPTVTIVQHNLDQPLPDLGQFDAIVSSFAIHHLSHDRKRSLYQEIFSHLQPGGIFCNLEHVASPSQRVHHRFLERLNILPENDDPSNQLLEMGTQLQWLREIGFVDVDCYWKWLELALLIGIKPDR encoded by the coding sequence ATGAACCTCTGGGATCAGGCCAGCCATGCCCTCAGCTATTTGGAACGGGCCGACACCATTCCCCACCGCAAAGACGGCGAAACTACGCTGCTAGAACACTTACCGCCACAGATCGATCGCGTCTTGGACTTGGGGACAGGCAATGGTCGCTTACTGGCCTTAGTCAAAGCCACCCGATCGGTCAGTGTCGCCACCGCCCTTGATTTCTCGCCCACGATGCTGACGGCAGTGCGCGATCGCTTTGCCGATGATCCGACCGTTACCATCGTTCAGCACAATTTAGATCAGCCGTTACCCGACCTAGGTCAGTTTGACGCGATCGTTTCCAGTTTCGCGATTCACCACTTGAGCCACGATCGTAAGCGATCGCTCTATCAGGAAATTTTTAGCCACCTGCAACCGGGCGGTATTTTTTGCAATCTGGAACACGTAGCCTCCCCTTCGCAACGGGTGCACCATCGGTTTTTAGAAAGGCTCAATATTTTGCCGGAAAACGATGATCCATCAAATCAGTTATTGGAGATGGGAACGCAATTGCAATGGCTGCGGGAAATTGGGTTTGTCGATGTGGATTGCTATTGGAAATGGTTAGAACTCGCGCTTTTGATTGGCATTAAACCCGATCGTTAA
- a CDS encoding pyridoxal phosphate-dependent aminotransferase, whose product MAQIQDPIIPIVGELIRQHPGTISLGQGVVNYPPPPQALEQVAQQFSSPAMHLYNAVEGLPALRSAIGQKLAVDNHIHLSDSQAVVVTAGSNMAFMNTVLAITQPGDEIILLTPYYFNHEMAIGMAGCKAVLVPTDANYQPKVEWIRAAVTDRTRAIVTISPNNPTGAVYPRETLQAINQLCREYQIYHISDEAYDYFTYGVEHVSPASLENSADHTISLFSLSKAYGFAGWRIGYMVIPIALLPAVRKIQDTILICPPLASQYAAIGALQVGRSYCEEKFKAIQQTREIVLNELAKISHFCTVPPAEGAFYFFLRLATEGDAMAIVEQLVQQFGVAAIPGSTFGMTEGCYLRVAYGALAPETAAEGIGRLVKGLAAIVDSEG is encoded by the coding sequence ATGGCGCAAATTCAAGACCCGATTATTCCGATCGTGGGAGAGCTGATCCGCCAGCATCCGGGAACCATTTCCCTAGGACAAGGGGTAGTGAACTATCCGCCGCCGCCCCAGGCTTTGGAACAGGTAGCCCAGCAGTTTTCCAGTCCAGCGATGCATCTCTACAATGCAGTGGAGGGATTACCGGCGTTACGATCGGCGATCGGGCAAAAACTAGCCGTTGACAATCACATTCATCTCAGTGATTCCCAAGCCGTTGTGGTGACGGCGGGGAGTAATATGGCGTTTATGAATACCGTATTGGCGATTACGCAACCGGGGGATGAAATCATTTTATTAACGCCCTACTATTTCAACCATGAAATGGCGATCGGGATGGCGGGGTGTAAGGCAGTGCTGGTGCCGACGGATGCGAACTATCAGCCCAAGGTAGAGTGGATTCGGGCTGCGGTGACCGATCGAACACGGGCGATCGTAACGATTTCGCCCAATAATCCAACGGGGGCGGTGTATCCCCGCGAGACGTTACAGGCGATTAATCAACTGTGTCGGGAATATCAGATTTACCACATCAGCGATGAAGCCTATGATTACTTTACCTATGGGGTTGAGCATGTTTCTCCCGCTTCCTTAGAGAATAGCGCTGACCATACAATTTCGTTGTTTAGTTTATCGAAAGCCTATGGGTTTGCGGGTTGGCGCATTGGCTATATGGTCATTCCCATAGCGTTGCTACCAGCGGTGCGCAAGATTCAAGATACGATTTTGATTTGTCCGCCTTTAGCATCACAATATGCCGCGATCGGAGCGTTGCAGGTGGGCCGATCGTACTGTGAGGAAAAGTTCAAAGCCATTCAGCAAACGCGGGAAATTGTACTGAATGAGTTGGCGAAAATTTCCCACTTTTGTACAGTGCCACCGGCGGAGGGGGCATTTTACTTTTTCCTGCGGTTGGCAACGGAGGGGGATGCGATGGCGATCGTTGAGCAATTGGTGCAGCAATTTGGGGTGGCGGCGATTCCAGGGAGTACCTTTGGCATGACGGAGGGGTGTTATCTGCGGGTAGCCTATGGCGCATTGGCTCCAGAGACGGCGGCGGAAGGCATCGGGCGATTGGTCAAAGGGTTAGCCGCGATCGTAGACTCGGAGGGCTAA
- a CDS encoding phosphoribosylanthranilate isomerase — MRIKICGITMPEQGRAIAALGANALGFICVPQSPRYVTPAQIQAVGAELPETVARVGVFMNETIAAIGEIAKVAGLTSIQLHGNESTEDCDRLRELLPGVELIKAFRIRTIEDLDYTQIYEPHVDWLLLDAYHPTLGGGTGKTLDWQTLQTFRPKKPWLLAGGLTPQNVREALTLIQPQGIDLSSGVENQPGDKNLDLVQQLFQQVSDRIA, encoded by the coding sequence TTGCGTATTAAAATTTGTGGCATTACTATGCCGGAGCAAGGGCGGGCGATCGCGGCGTTGGGGGCTAATGCCTTGGGGTTTATCTGTGTGCCCCAGTCACCTCGCTATGTGACTCCAGCCCAGATCCAAGCCGTTGGGGCAGAATTGCCGGAGACGGTGGCGCGGGTGGGGGTGTTCATGAATGAGACGATCGCAGCGATCGGGGAAATTGCCAAGGTTGCCGGGTTGACCAGTATCCAACTGCACGGAAACGAATCGACGGAAGACTGCGATCGCCTGCGGGAATTATTGCCCGGTGTGGAATTGATTAAGGCGTTTCGCATTCGCACGATCGAGGATCTCGACTATACGCAAATCTATGAACCCCATGTAGACTGGCTGTTGCTGGATGCCTATCACCCCACGCTGGGCGGCGGCACAGGCAAGACGCTGGATTGGCAAACGTTGCAGACCTTTCGTCCTAAGAAGCCGTGGCTGCTGGCGGGGGGCCTGACGCCCCAGAATGTTCGCGAAGCCCTAACCCTGATTCAGCCCCAGGGGATTGATCTTTCCAGTGGGGTAGAAAATCAGCCCGGTGATAAAAATTTAGATCTGGTGCAGCAGTTGTTTCAGCAGGTGAGCGATCGCATTGCTTAG
- a CDS encoding 2Fe-2S iron-sulfur cluster binding domain-containing protein has product MPNVTAQGKTFAVPYEANLREALLEQDIDLYNGAAKLLNCHGHSSCGSCLVKIEGMVSEPTEFEKLRMAIPPHSQHHDRRLACQAKVLGDVRVTKYDGHFGTGDEVAWTPDQNLVAEPVTH; this is encoded by the coding sequence ATGCCAAACGTGACAGCCCAGGGAAAAACCTTTGCAGTCCCCTACGAAGCTAATTTAAGAGAAGCACTGCTTGAGCAAGATATCGACCTGTACAACGGTGCCGCCAAGCTGCTCAACTGCCATGGCCATAGTAGCTGTGGTAGCTGTCTTGTCAAAATTGAAGGGATGGTTTCTGAACCCACCGAATTTGAAAAGCTGAGAATGGCGATTCCGCCCCACTCCCAGCACCACGATCGCCGGTTGGCTTGCCAAGCAAAAGTCCTCGGTGATGTCAGAGTGACCAAATATGACGGTCACTTTGGTACAGGTGATGAAGTTGCTTGGACTCCCGATCAAAATCTCG